The Saccharolobus shibatae B12 genomic interval CCCACCTGCGTTCCATAACTCTTCCATTTCTTGTTAATCTACTATAGAATTGAAAGTGCTTCTTCAGCAACTCGTACACTCTAAGGGCTTCCTCCCTGTTAATCTACTATAGAATTGAAAGATTGCTTGAGCTTCATCAATAGGCTCCATTTGCTTTCTTGTTAATCTACTATAGAATTGAAAGCTCCTTTTTAGCCTTCTTTTGCTTAACGGGCATATTATGGGTTAATCTACTATAGAATTGAAAGACGTCTTACGTCTACTACGTAGCGAGATATGGCTCAGGTGTTAATCTACTATAGAATTGAAAGCGTCAGTCTCTCCCTTAAACAACTTCATTAGCTGATCCTCTGTTAATCTACTATAGAATTGAAAGAGTGAGAAATACTTAAGAGAAGTATGGGGATTGGAGAGTTAATCTACTATAGAATTGAAAGCAAAGTTCTAACACAAACCAACCCCAAAACCCTAAGAAAGTTAATCTACTATAGAATTGAAAGTAAACCTGAACCTTTCCCTTAAGCCCTTAGTTACTTCATGTTAATCTACTATAGAATTGAAAGTCAATCATAGCGTAAGTGTTTTCCTCATCTATTTCTACTTCGTTAATCTACTATAGAATTGAAAGCTAGCTATACTGTAACTTTTATAAGTCCCGGAAAAGCCGAGTTAATCTACTATAGAATTGAAAGGATGAAATAGTATCAGGTATTGTGGTAGTTAGGAACGTATAGTTAATCTACTATAGAATTGAAAGGCATCAGGTAGCGCCGCTACTGGCACGGTAGTTGGTCCCGGTTAATCTACTATAGAATTGAAAGAAATAGAAATCCTCCAATTAAATTTGCACTATGTTGAATGTTAATCTACTATAGAATTGAAAGATTATATCCACCGAGCTGGAGAATTACGTCACAACCCAAGTTAATCTACTATAGAATTGAAAGGACGATATGGAATAAGTCAAACCACCATTTCCGATATATGGGTTAATCTACTATAGAATTGAAAGATTATCGTTCCTATCCCTTGAAAATACGTGGGGTAAATGACGTTCAACAAGGAAAGATTATAATCAACCATCCTACCACTCCCATTAACAGCCCTAGTATGCCTAGCTAGCCTAGCTAGATGAGCTCTACAGTAAGAATTATAACTCTCCACAGTATAAGTATACTCCTTACCTACAACGTGGTTATCAAGGACTTGATAAACGTTGTAAGCATCAGTATAATATACCTCACTCCTAGGTAGGGAATTCTGAAGAAAGTTAAAAGTCTCATAACCCCTATTGCCAATAGCGAAGAAGAGGAAACCATTTGCCAAAGCATTCCATATCCACAAGTCTACCCTCTTCGGGTCGTGCCTAACCCTAACGTAAGTCCAACTCTCATCAAGTGCCGTGATCTTTGCAGTAAAGCCCTTTAGTTACTCTTATAATACTAGTAGATTAACGTATGCCTCTACTCTTTCCTCTTTATTACACTGTGGCTAACGCTTTTCCTTCAACCTTTCCTATTGCCCTCATGCTTATCCTATTCAAGTACTCCTTCAAGATCCTTTCCTTCTGCTCTTTACCCATCTTGTGGTTTTGTGCTTGGCAGATCCTCCTGTAATTTTTACACTTGTATTTTTCCCTGATGATCCGTCACTTGTTATATAAAAATTGTAAATTACCCGATAAAAATCTTTAGGGAATTTGGTAAACGTAATACAGAAGACTCTTTTTCCCTTTACAAGAAAAATTTAATACTTTATTTTTCGTATTTAGGGTATGATACTAGTCTTAACACTTGGCTTTGATGAGAAGTTTCAGTACCGCGCATTAATGAGGCAAGGTAAGAGTATTGAAAAAGTCATTATTGTTGGGGGTTTTGAGGAAGAGAAGGCTAAAAAAGCTTTGGTATCCCTCACCAATTTCCTGAAAACGGTTAACGTTCCTTATGAGGTTGTTGAAGTTGACCCTAGAGACTTTGAAAATATTGTGGAGAAAGTTGGAAAAGTTATTATAAATTATGCAGGGAAAGATTTCACGGTTAACTTGAGCGGAGGTATGAGACTAATGATTTTAGCAGTATTTTCTGCCTTTTTATTGACCGGAATAGACGCTATTGTTGAGATAGAGACTGAGGACTTAACTAAGGTTTACTATTTTAAGGTAAGCGATGTTACTTTTCCTTCCCTATCCTTAACTAAGGATCACTTGACAATATTAAAGGCTATTAAGGATGGTTATTCCTCTGCTAATGTAATAAGCAAGAGCACGGAAATTCCCTTAACTACCACTTGGAGGAGGTTGAACGAGTTGAGGAAGGAGAAATTTATTGATGAGTCCAATAAACTAACTATGAAGGGTGAGCTTTTGTTGAAAATTTACGGATCCTAATTTTTCCAGCTTTATGAAAAAGCTTTTCGCTCACAAGAAATAAAAAGGTTTATATATTGGGATAATAAAGAGAATAGTATGGCACAACAAGTAAAAGAAGAGAAGGAGGGCATCATAGGGAGGGTGGCTAATTTGTTGGCTGTAGGGTTCCTCTATAGCGAGTCTCCAACACTACTGGATAGATTCGCTAACGCCCTATCTAAAGAGGCTGTGACTAAGGTTCTATATGATGTCCAAAGGATTGTACAGATGGGTATTGATAGAAGTGAGATAGTGAGTACTACAACTACGATTCAAGGAAAGGAATACCCTGCTGTTAACGTAACTTCAAGTGAGGGGAAGTACACGATAGTGGGCTATCTACCAACTAACCAAGATATAGAAGATTTTCTTAGGATGATTGAGGAAGACGTATACTACGCTAGGAAGGCAGGTGCATTGGCCATGAGTATAGCGAATAGGATTAAGTTAGGTACTAAGAGGGAACAAGGTGGCGGTGAGGAGAAATGATAAGCGGTTCAGTTAGGTTTTTAATAAACCTAGAGTCGCTGAACGGTGTTGAGAGCATAGGGAACTTAACTAAGCACAGAACCGCTCCGGTTGTGTTGAAGACTTCAACTGGTTACCTAGTTAGGTACGTTCCAGTGATTTCCGGAGAAGCCTTAGCTCATGCCTATCAGGCAAGCCTAGTGGATATAGCTAAAAAGGAGGGATTGCCAGTGGGTAATTTATCATCTCAATACGAGTTCATAAAGTTCTCAACTGATGAGTCCTTAAAGATTGAAGGGATAAAGGAGCCTAAGGATTACAACGATGCTAGGAGGTTCGAGATAGAAGTAATGCTTAAGGACATTGTTGCTGATGTGGGAGGTTTCATGTACGCTGGAAGTGCTCCGGTGAGAAGGACATCAAGGATAAAGCTAGGTTATATGATACCGGCTTTAAGGGGAGACGAAATACCCGCACAATTAGAAGCGCAATTTCACGTTAGGTTTTCAAATAAGCCCGTTAAAGGTTCTCAAGCTATCTTCAACGTAGAAGTGTCCTCTGCCCTCTACACGTTTTCGTTTGAACTTGACGAAGATTTAATAGCAGTTCCATCTACTGTGGGGGAAAAGGTTGAAGGCGAAGAGGAGTTAGAGAGGCAAAAGGCTCGAAGGATTGATGCTGCAATTAAAGCCCTTTACTCTTTGCTATCGGGTAATTTCGGAGGGAAGAGGTCTAGGTTCTTGCCATCCATGAAGTTGATGTCTTTAGTAGTGACGAAGACTGATTTCCCATTCATACCGGAGCCTGGACATGACGATAATTACATTAAGACCACTGTTATGAGGTTAGAGAAGGCTAAAGGTGTGTTGAACGGAAATGTGGCTAAGGTCTATGTGATTAACAACGAGGGTATAGAAGTTGGTGAAGGGGCTACAGTACTGTCAAGTGTTGAGGACTTAGTAATTAAATTAAAGGAGTAGAGAGGTAAGGTAGTTTTGATCTACTCTAAGGTTTTTTTAAAACTTCATTGGGGGTTTTCCGTAGTTAAGCCCTCAGCTGCTAAGGCAAAGCCAGGGTTCTATTTACCACCTCCTACCACACTGATTGGGGCTTTATCTTACGGTAAATTTAGGGGAGTGGATAATGCTAATTTAGGTAAGGTTTACGGTAGTCCGGCGTATAATTTTAGGAACGTTATGGCTACTGCTCGATTGGAGTCTGAGGGAGCTTACACTGAGGACATTATCAGAAACGTTATATCGTATTTTCAACGTAAGGAGAGGAGGGAGAATCCGAGATACATTTACGGAGTAATCCCTACTGGTAAAGTGTATATGCCTAACGGACGGTTAGTTGTGGTCTACGTAACTGACTCCATGAGTAAGGAGGAGTTGGAAAAACTCAGCTGGAGTATAACTAGGATAGGAGGTAAGGAGTGCTTGGTAAGTGTGGAGAACGTTGAAGTCGGGGAGGCTAAGAGGGTTTCAGGTAGGGTTAAAACTAGATATTATTTCAGAGATACTGTAAAGGTAGTAGGTAAGAAGGAGTTTTTGGAATACGTTACTTTCTGGGAAGAGAACGGTTATATATGGGGAAAGGAGGGAGGCTCAATAAGGTACATTTTACCGATAACCACCTATCCCTTAGCTAGCAAGGAGGTTGAAGTTGAAGCTAAGGAAGCATATGAGGTTGGTGGGGAATATGTCGTCTTTAGTTGACTTCTATAACGATTTCATTACTCGTCACGGTTTTGAGGAGAGGAAGGGTATTGAGGATACTTTAAATAACTTGGAAAACGGGCATAGCGTTGTACTTAAGGCCCCCACTGGCTACGGTAAAACAACGTTAACTATGATCCTAGCTAATGCCGTTAGTAGCGATATTGACTTAGGTAGTAGGGTTATTCACGTATTGCCATATAGGGCTATTGTTCAGGATTTGTATCTAAAGTTGAAAAATTACGCTGATAGAGGGATAATTTACACTAAGAGTATTGGAGCTCAAGACATGGATTATCAAGATTCCCCTTTTTTTATGAAGAAAGTTAATGTTACGACTCTGGATACCTTCATTCTAAATTTGTTTAAACTACCTACTGTTGATTTTAAGTCAATTTTTAAAAATTACGGTTCTCATTATGAGTTCCCTAGGGCGTTAATATATAGTAGTATTGTAATATTTGATGAATTTCACTTATTGGGTGAGGATGGTAAAAGTTTAGGAGCTGGACTTGCCGCTTTAGAGGTTTTAAGGGATGCGGGTGTTCCAATAATAGTTACTTCCGCTACCATAGATAAGGGGTTGGAGGGGGCTATAATGGATAAGTTAGGTAAAAACGCGAAGGTTGTTAACGCGACTGATTTCAAAATCGATAGAAAGCTATACGTTAACGTATTAGAGAAGGAGGAAGAGGGCATTTCAATTGCTGAGGGAAAGGTAAAGGAAGGTAAGAGGGTTCTTCTAGTTTACAACACGAGAGTCTGGGCAATTGAAGCCTATAAGAAGTTAAAGGGAAGGGGATTATCTCCTATTCTCATTCACAGTAAGTTCAGTAGAAAGGATAGGATAGATAAAGTTAACAAGATAAACGATGCAAAGCTGGTAGTTTCAACTCAGGTTATAGAGGCCGGTATTGATACTTCTTTTGACGTTTTAATAACTGAAGCTTCTCCCTCTCATAATCTGATTCAAAGGGCCGGTAGGGTAGCGAGGTACGGTAAGGGAGGAAAAGGGAAGTTAGAGGGTGAGGTTTACGTTTTCCCATTTAGCGGAAAGGTCTATGATGAGAGGGAGGTTGAGGAGACCTTAGAAAGAGTAAGGGAACTGAAAACCATTGATGAGAACTTGCTCATTGAAAGGGATTACACTGATGTGATTGATTCAATGCTAGCAAGGGATCTATCTGTAATAGACAACTCCGTTTTCGTGGACTCGAAGAGGGTGAAGTCACTATACGAGGAGATTTGTTCCATAACTAGAAACGCCAGCATTATATTGGGGTTCCCACCAAACAGTAATGACGTCAATGACGCCATACCCTTAACTGAGGAGGAGGCAATTAAAATAATAGAGAGCAAGGGAAGTTCTGCTCTAGTGGGGAATGGTAATGTTAAATTGTATAACAGAAGATGCCTTCAACTGGAAATGTTGAAGAACGATATTTTAGGAGTTAGGATTCAAGATTATAATAGTGAAATAGGTGGTGTGTATTGATAAAGCCTTGCGCTTATGAGAAACAAGGTTTAATCGATCACGCCATTGGTTCTTATAAGGTTCTAGGAGGTAAAATAAGTGAGTCTTATTATAAGATTATCTCGAGGAGGTTGGAAAGATATGGAATAGTTCTTGATCTAAACGTTGTTAAGGAAATAGTTAAGGACGTTGTTGTCCTTCACGATATGGGAAAAGCCGGGGAGTATTATCAGAGTCAGTTTGACGATAATTGTAATCCCCTAAAGAGTAACTCTTCTTTCATATATCATGAACTTGGTTCGGCTCTATTTTTCTATAATGATTATGAACCTATTGACTTTAAGAAAGCTGAGGAGATTAAGTCTTTGTTAACTTTAGCTGTTCTAAATCACTTGAACGCAATTAGGGGGATATCTGATTATTCACTGAATAAGTTCCCAGATAAGTTTGATGAAAGGATGATAAAGCTTAATAGGTACGGGAGTATTTTGCTGGAAAACCTAAGAGGTGTGATTTCCAAGAGCTTAAAAGTTAGGGATTACACTTTTGATGACTATCACGATATGCTTTATGCGTTTTCTAAGAAGAATGAAAAATATTTAAAGTTGTATAATCTTTTTTTAGCCCCAATAATGTTGGGGGATAATTTAGATAGTAGTTTAGTTCGAAATAATAGAAGTAAAACCAGATTTGTCCGTATATTGGAGGGTGAGTTAAATGGAGGTTCCACTCTATAATATATTTGGAGATAATTACATAATTCAGGTGGCAACGGAAGCAGAGAATTCAACTATATATAATAATAAAGTGGAAATAGACGATGACGAATTAAGGAATGTACTGAACTTAGCTTATAAGATAGCTAAAAGTAATGAAGATGCGGCAGCGGAGAGGAGAAGTAAGGCGAAAAAGAAAAAGGGAGAAGAAGGGGAGACCTCTACGTCAAATGTAATTTTACCTTTAAGCGGAAATGACAAGAATCCTTGGACAGAGACGTTAAAGTGTTATAATTTTCCCACAACCGCTTCGCTATCTAATGTCTTTAAGAACTTCTCACAAGTGAAGGAGTGCGAAGAAGTAAGTGCGCCATCCTTTGTAAAGCCAGAATTTTACGAGTTTGGAAGATCACCGGGAATGGTGGAGAGGGCTAGAAGGGTGAAACTGGAGGTAGAGCCACACTACTTAATTATAGCTGCTGCTGGCTGGGTTTTAACTAGGCTAGGGAAGGCTAAGGTTAGTGAGGGTGAATACGTAGGAGTAAACGTGTTTACTCCGACGAGGGGTATTCTCTACAGTTTAATTGAAAACGTTAACGGAATTGTACCCGGCATAAAGCCTGAGACTGCCTTTGCACTCTGGATAGCTAGAAAGGTGGTAAGTAGTGTTACTAATCCCAACGTAAATGTGGTAAGAATTTATACCATGTCTGATGCTGTTGGGCAGAACCCAACCACAATAAATGGAGGCTTCTCCATAGACTTAACTAAATTACTGGAAAAGAGGGATCTATTGAGTGAAAGGTTAGAGATAATAGCTAGGAATGCGTTAAGTATAAGTAGTAATATGAGAGAAAGGTATATCGTTTTAGCTAATTACATTTATGAGTATTTAACGGGTTCTAAAAGGCTCGAGGATTTACTATATTTCGCCAATAGGGACTTAATTATGAACTTAGACTCCAATGATGAAAAGATTAGAGATCTGAAGTTGATTTCAGCATACGTTAACGGAGAGTTAATAAGGGGAGAAGGATAGTGCCATTAATTTTTAAGATAGGATATAACGTTATCCCTCTACAAGACGTTATTTTGCCTACTCCATCATCTAAGGTGTTGAAATATTTAATACAAAGTGGAAAATTACTCCCTTCGTTAAAGGAGTTGATCACATCAAGGGACAAATACAAACCGATTTTTATATCCCATCTTGGTTTCAATCAGAGGAGGATTTTCCAGACTAACGGAAACTTGAAGACTATAAACAAGGGAAGCAGGCTTTCATCGACAATAGCATTTTCTACACAAGCTAACGTTTTGCCTGAGGTTACGGAGGGTGTCTTCGAAACTGTTTACGGTAAATTTCACATAATGATCGAGAGTGTGGAAATAGTGGAAGTTGAGAAGTTGAAGGAAGAAGTTGAAAAGCACATGAACGATAATATAAGAGTGAGGTTTGTTTCCCCCACATTACTTTCGTCTAAGGTTTTGCTTCCTCCCTCCCTTTCTGAAAGGTATAAGAGGGTTGATGCGGGTTACTCGACTTTGCCTTCTGTTGGATTAATTGTGGCTTATGCTTATAACGTATATTGTAACTTGATTGGGAAGAAGGAAGTTGAGGTCAGAGCATTCAAGCTTGGCGTTCTTTCCAATGCCTTATCTAGAATTATGGGGTATGATCTACACCCCGTTACCGTTGCCATTGGGGAGGATAGTAAGGGTAATTTGAGGAAGGCTAGGGGTGTTATGGGTTGGATTGAGTTCGATATTCCAGATCAAAAGTTAAAGAGGAGAGCCTTGAGGTATTTGTTAGCGTCTGCTTATTTGGGTATAGGAAGAAGTAGGGGTATTGGGTTTGGTGAGATCAGATTGGAGTTTAGGAAATTAGAGGAAAAAGAGAAGAGATAACTGTTGTTATTATACTAAACACGGCGACGCTAATTATCTCACTCCCTATATAAAACATATTGGTTTAAGATATGAGTAATATAGATCTTACTGGGGTCAAATCATTGACTTCCTTGGACGTAAAGTTCAATTGTTAGCTTTACTCTTTTTCATAATAGGCACCATATGCTAGGCCTCTAACAAGCTCGAATTTGTAACCGTAGGAGTTGCTACGGAGGCTAAAATGAGTAAATCTAGTGTTAGTAGTGAGGAGTGGGCTGGTGTACTCAAGGCATTAGACAGGAGAGGCTAATTAGCAATAACATTTACGGATAATCCTAGGGTTAGATAGTTAAAAAAGAATTGTGTTCAAGATTATAATACTTCTATATTAAAGTTATTAAATCCTATTATCTATCTTAAAGTGATAGTAAATATTGCGTAAAGTATTCATAAGTAGCAGTTGTTCTACTTTAACGTAACTTAAAAGTTTTCATTAAACCTAGTGCACCTCCTAAACGTATTTCAACGAACGGGAGAAACTCCTCCACCTTTCTGCTCAATCCCTTCATCTTCAGTATTCCAGCCAAGGAATTGAAGGATTTAATGAGCTCGCTCCTTGCAATGTCCAGCTTCTTCTCGGACTTAGCACTTTTCAATCAACCAAACGCTAGACTAAAAACTTTATCGGTAATACTGAAAATCTTGTATTACCGAGGGAAAGTAAAATAACTGCTATAAAGAGACGCGTTAATTAACCTTGAAATGTCCGTAAACTTTAGCTGTTTAGTTAACCTGGACACCTCGTTAAGTAGAGTTTAAACTCATCAAGTTAGTGGAGTATATTCCACAAAGTTTAAAATATGTTAGTGGAGTATATTCCACAAATGAATGTTGAAGAAGCTAAAAGGATAGTAGCGGACCAGAAGGAATTGGTAGAGGAAAAGTTATCAATGAATTACATTAAGAGGGAAGTAGGAGATATTTCGAGGTTTTTAGCCATCCCTAACGTCTTGGCAATACTTGGAGTTAGGAGGTCTGGGAAATCCACATTATCCTTAATGCTAATGAAGGGATTAAACGTAAAATTCGCTTATTTGAACTTTGACGATGAAAGCCTTTACGGGTTAACTACTAAAGATCTAAAGAGCATAGAACAGGCTATTTATGAAGTTTACGGTAATGACGTAAGTTATTTAGTTTTTGATGAAATACATAACGTTAAGGGATGGGAGCTTTTCGTTTCTAGATTAAGGGAGACTAAAAGGATAATAATAACCGGGAGTAACTCAAGAATGTTATCGGGCGAACTCTCAACTTCACTTACCGGTAGACATTCTGACTTCACACTCTTCCCTTTTTCCTTCAGAGAATACTTAAGGTTTAAGAAGATGAACGAAGAAGTTCCGCTGTCTACAAAGAGAATAGCTGAGGTAAAGGTGGAGTTAGAGAAGTATATGGAGGTTGGAGGTTTTCCGGAAGCATTAATAATAGGTAAGGATCAGATTGACGTAAT includes:
- the csa3 gene encoding CRISPR-associated CARF protein Csa3; the protein is MILVLTLGFDEKFQYRALMRQGKSIEKVIIVGGFEEEKAKKALVSLTNFLKTVNVPYEVVEVDPRDFENIVEKVGKVIINYAGKDFTVNLSGGMRLMILAVFSAFLLTGIDAIVEIETEDLTKVYYFKVSDVTFPSLSLTKDHLTILKAIKDGYSSANVISKSTEIPLTTTWRRLNELRKEKFIDESNKLTMKGELLLKIYGS
- the csa5 gene encoding type I-A CRISPR-associated protein Csa5, producing MAQQVKEEKEGIIGRVANLLAVGFLYSESPTLLDRFANALSKEAVTKVLYDVQRIVQMGIDRSEIVSTTTTIQGKEYPAVNVTSSEGKYTIVGYLPTNQDIEDFLRMIEEDVYYARKAGALAMSIANRIKLGTKREQGGGEEK
- the cas7a gene encoding type I-A CRISPR-associated protein Cas7/Csa2, with product MISGSVRFLINLESLNGVESIGNLTKHRTAPVVLKTSTGYLVRYVPVISGEALAHAYQASLVDIAKKEGLPVGNLSSQYEFIKFSTDESLKIEGIKEPKDYNDARRFEIEVMLKDIVADVGGFMYAGSAPVRRTSRIKLGYMIPALRGDEIPAQLEAQFHVRFSNKPVKGSQAIFNVEVSSALYTFSFELDEDLIAVPSTVGEKVEGEEELERQKARRIDAAIKALYSLLSGNFGGKRSRFLPSMKLMSLVVTKTDFPFIPEPGHDDNYIKTTVMRLEKAKGVLNGNVAKVYVINNEGIEVGEGATVLSSVEDLVIKLKE
- the cas5a gene encoding type I-A CRISPR-associated protein Cas5a, which encodes MIYSKVFLKLHWGFSVVKPSAAKAKPGFYLPPPTTLIGALSYGKFRGVDNANLGKVYGSPAYNFRNVMATARLESEGAYTEDIIRNVISYFQRKERRENPRYIYGVIPTGKVYMPNGRLVVVYVTDSMSKEELEKLSWSITRIGGKECLVSVENVEVGEAKRVSGRVKTRYYFRDTVKVVGKKEFLEYVTFWEENGYIWGKEGGSIRYILPITTYPLASKEVEVEAKEAYEVGGEYVVFS
- the cas3 gene encoding CRISPR-associated helicase Cas3'; its protein translation is MSSLVDFYNDFITRHGFEERKGIEDTLNNLENGHSVVLKAPTGYGKTTLTMILANAVSSDIDLGSRVIHVLPYRAIVQDLYLKLKNYADRGIIYTKSIGAQDMDYQDSPFFMKKVNVTTLDTFILNLFKLPTVDFKSIFKNYGSHYEFPRALIYSSIVIFDEFHLLGEDGKSLGAGLAALEVLRDAGVPIIVTSATIDKGLEGAIMDKLGKNAKVVNATDFKIDRKLYVNVLEKEEEGISIAEGKVKEGKRVLLVYNTRVWAIEAYKKLKGRGLSPILIHSKFSRKDRIDKVNKINDAKLVVSTQVIEAGIDTSFDVLITEASPSHNLIQRAGRVARYGKGGKGKLEGEVYVFPFSGKVYDEREVEETLERVRELKTIDENLLIERDYTDVIDSMLARDLSVIDNSVFVDSKRVKSLYEEICSITRNASIILGFPPNSNDVNDAIPLTEEEAIKIIESKGSSALVGNGNVKLYNRRCLQLEMLKNDILGVRIQDYNSEIGGVY
- a CDS encoding CRISPR-associated endonuclease Cas3'', with amino-acid sequence MIKPCAYEKQGLIDHAIGSYKVLGGKISESYYKIISRRLERYGIVLDLNVVKEIVKDVVVLHDMGKAGEYYQSQFDDNCNPLKSNSSFIYHELGSALFFYNDYEPIDFKKAEEIKSLLTLAVLNHLNAIRGISDYSLNKFPDKFDERMIKLNRYGSILLENLRGVISKSLKVRDYTFDDYHDMLYAFSKKNEKYLKLYNLFLAPIMLGDNLDSSLVRNNRSKTRFVRILEGELNGGSTL
- the csaX gene encoding type I-A CRISPR-associated protein CsaX, coding for MEVPLYNIFGDNYIIQVATEAENSTIYNNKVEIDDDELRNVLNLAYKIAKSNEDAAAERRSKAKKKKGEEGETSTSNVILPLSGNDKNPWTETLKCYNFPTTASLSNVFKNFSQVKECEEVSAPSFVKPEFYEFGRSPGMVERARRVKLEVEPHYLIIAAAGWVLTRLGKAKVSEGEYVGVNVFTPTRGILYSLIENVNGIVPGIKPETAFALWIARKVVSSVTNPNVNVVRIYTMSDAVGQNPTTINGGFSIDLTKLLEKRDLLSERLEIIARNALSISSNMRERYIVLANYIYEYLTGSKRLEDLLYFANRDLIMNLDSNDEKIRDLKLISAYVNGELIRGEG
- the cas6 gene encoding CRISPR-associated endoribonuclease Cas6, yielding MPLIFKIGYNVIPLQDVILPTPSSKVLKYLIQSGKLLPSLKELITSRDKYKPIFISHLGFNQRRIFQTNGNLKTINKGSRLSSTIAFSTQANVLPEVTEGVFETVYGKFHIMIESVEIVEVEKLKEEVEKHMNDNIRVRFVSPTLLSSKVLLPPSLSERYKRVDAGYSTLPSVGLIVAYAYNVYCNLIGKKEVEVRAFKLGVLSNALSRIMGYDLHPVTVAIGEDSKGNLRKARGVMGWIEFDIPDQKLKRRALRYLLASAYLGIGRSRGIGFGEIRLEFRKLEEKEKR
- a CDS encoding ATP-binding protein, producing the protein MNVEEAKRIVADQKELVEEKLSMNYIKREVGDISRFLAIPNVLAILGVRRSGKSTLSLMLMKGLNVKFAYLNFDDESLYGLTTKDLKSIEQAIYEVYGNDVSYLVFDEIHNVKGWELFVSRLRETKRIIITGSNSRMLSGELSTSLTGRHSDFTLFPFSFREYLRFKKMNEEVPLSTKRIAEVKVELEKYMEVGGFPEALIIGKDQIDVIYNDILFKDVVFRYKIRELEKFKDFSKSLISYYSTEVSLSKLAKVIGVDKKTIDLWSFGLENAYLIYFLPRYGEKPRERLTFNKKVYIVDPGMISRVAVRAKDKGRIIENLVALKLFRDNQLKGLYYVKGKDFEVDFYDEINSRLLQVTYASDKIEEREIRSLLKAEEMLRVKELIVITYDIEGEEEREGKKIKLVPLYRFLLS